AACTGGAGTGGTTGCGGCAACAACTTGCGCTGTGACACGGCGATGGGGCGGCGCTTGATTATTGATAGTTTGAAGCATCTGGTTGAGACCTATGACGTGGACGGTTTCCGCTTTGACTTGGCGGAGCTGATTGGGATTGAGGTCTTGCGGGAAATTGAGATCGAACTTAAAAAGGTGAAGCCATCGTTGATTCTGATTGCAGAGCCGTGGAGTTTTCGTGGTCACATTCAAGAGGAACTGAAGGAGACGGGCTTTGCTTCCTGGAATGACGGTTTTCGCGAGTGCATCGCCAAGTATGTGAAGGGGGAGGGCAGCCAGGATATTATTCGTCACTTCGTGGCGGGCTCACCAGGCACGACGCGCTTTGTGGCGCAGACTATTAATTATACTGAGTCGCATGATGACCACTGCTGGATTGATCGCATCACCGAGCGTCCGAAGGGTGATGGCACGGACCCGACGCTTTTGGATCGTCGCCGGACCCATTTGATGGCGTCGTTGCTCTTTGCTTCACTGGGGGTGCCCATGCTAGCTGAGGGGCAGGACTTTATGCGCTCGAAGCGTGGGATTGAGAATACCTATCAGCGTGGCGATATTAATGCCTTGGATTATAACCGCCGCTATGTGTATTCGGGCACGCATGGATATTTTCGCGATTGGATTCGCTTCCGTTTATCAGATTTGGGCAAGGCCTTGCGCTATGATGGCGGCATGAGTGAGGACTACGTAAAGTTTTTCTTTGCGGAGGGATCGAGTGCCGCGGTGGTGTTGTTTAATGCAGATAAGTCGGTCGATACGCCTCAACTGGTTTATGCGATCAATCCGCATTTGGTTTATGCGGATATTGAGTGTGCTGCGTTGAAGCCGGACACGCTCAAGCAAATCGCGGATCAGGAGCGCTTCTGTTTGCAGGGGATTGATTCGGCACGTATCCCATTGGATTCGAAGCGTATCTATCTACCGCCGCTGACCTGCGGTTTGTGGTTGGTGTCAGCTGCGGTTTAGTGCGCGAACTCGTATTGCTTGGCAGCGTTACGGGTGACTTCGACCCATTCGTCCCACGTTTCTTTGAGGGAGGCGCGGAGTGACTTGATCTCTTGTTGGAGGTGCACTTTTTGATCGTCGCTGGCCTTTTTTAGCTCGCGGGCTTTGGCCATGAGCGCGGCTGCTTTTTCTTCGAAGGTGGCGGAGAGCTCTTCGAGTTTTGCTTTGAGTTCGGTCGCGCAGTCGTCCATCTCGTGGCTGATGTGGTCCAGGATCATTTTCTTGTCCTTGGACACGAGCGATTTTTGCACGGTGATTTCGTTGATCACGCGTAGGTTTTTAACTAGGCCGAGCTTGGAGGCGAGCCAGATGGTCCACTTGGAGGGGTCGAAGTGATACCAGCGGATGCCGTTGCGGTAGTCAGCTGCAAAGGCGTGGTGGTAGTTGTGGTAGCCTTCGCCAAAAGTGAGTGTAGCTAGGATCGCGTTGTCTACGGCGCTGAGTTCGCGGGCATAGGTTTTGGAGCCGTAGGTATGGCAGAGTGAATTGATGAACCATGTGCAGTGGTGGATCATCGCCATGCGCATGAGAAAGCCCATGTAGAAGGAGGCCAGCGCGCTGCCGGTAATTGCCCATCCGAGTAGGAAGACTGCGAAGTTTACCCCCAGCAGGAATTTGCCGTAGTGCTTGTCCTGTAGCATCACGCGTGGGTTCTTCATTAAGTCGGCTACCAGGCTCTTGTCGAAGTCGCGCTTATAGTCGAATAGCCACAGAATGTGGGCATACCAGAAGCCCTTTTTGATCGAGTAGGGGTCCTTGTCGGTATCTACGTGATTGTGGTGGACGCGGTGGTCGTGTGACCATTTGAGCGCCGACATTTCAAAGGCCAATGCGGAGCTGAGTAATACGCACCATTCGAAGAACGCGTTGGCGGAGTAGGCTTTGTGTGAATACATGCGGTGATAGCCCACTGTGATCGACATCCCGCCCATAATGTAAGTGATCAGAAAGAGCGCGATAGCACTCCACGAAAATACGCTGATGAAGGCCGGCAGTAGCGCGATCAGCGCAATGTGGTAGGCGACGACAAATGCGAACATGTCCCAGTTTTTAATTTTCATAAATAAATCTTAAGTTGTGATGGCGAAGCTGCTTTTCGGGCTAGCAGGCTTGGCCTGTGTAAGTGCCTCATTTAGAGAGGATCGCAGCGCTGAATATGTTGTTGGCGCCACTCTGAGTAGTGGCGCGTAGTCATCGCATTACTCGCGCTAATGTCAAGCGCATTCGGGTAGTCCTCACTGCCCCGTGAAGTGCAGTTTGATTAATTAAACTTATAGCTTGACGGATCTGGATTAGCTGCGATGTTCGCTTTGGTTCAATTCAACTGAATCCGTGGAATAACACTTGCCATGGCAAAGTACCTGCATACAAGTGCCAGTTTTACGGATTTTATCTCAACCTGAAAACAAACACATATATCATATGGCTACTAAAATTGGAATTAACGGATTCGGTCGCATCGGCCGCCTAGTCTTTCGCTCTCTTGTCGAAAAAGGGCTTCTTGGCTCAGAAATCGAAGTGGTTGCTATCAATGACCTCGTTCCTGCTGAAAACCTCGCTTACTTGCTCAAGTATGACACGACACAGGGTCGCTTTAAGGGCACTGTGACTACAGAGGGTGATGACACGCTCGTAGTGAACGGCAACAAGATCAAGACTCTTGCGCTTCGTGAAGGTCCTGCAGCCCTTCCTTGGAAAGAGCTTGGCGTGGACATCGTGATCGAATCGACTGGTCTTTTCGTACAAGACGAAAAGGCAGCGGGTCACCTTGAAGCAGGTGCTAAGAAGGTCATCATCTCCGCTCCTGGTAAGGGTGACGGTGTGAAGACTGTTGTTCTTGGTGTTAACGACGAAGAGCTTACAGCAGAGCACAACATCATCTCCAACGCATCTTGCACCACTAATTGCTTGGCTCCGATCACTAAGGTGATTCTTGAGAACTACGGCATTGCTGAAGGTTTGATGACAACAGTTCACTCTTACACTGCGACACAAAAGACTGTCGATGGTCCTTCTCCTAAGGACATGAAGGGTGGCCGCACTGCTGCGTTGAACATCATTCCTTCCACTACAGGTGCTGCGAAGGCTGTTGGCCTCGTGCTTCCTGCGGTTCAAGGTAAGTTGACTGGTATGTCTTTCCGCGTTCCTACTCCAACTGTTTCGGTAGTTGACCTCACCGTTAAGACTGAGAAGAGCACAACTTACGAAGACATCTGCGCGAAGATGAAGGAAGCTTCCGAAGGTTCGCTCAAGGGTATCCTTGGTTACACTGAAGACGAAGTGGCTTCTTCTGACTTCATCCACGAAGAGTTGAGCTCCGTATTCGATGCGGGCAGCGGCATGGGGCTGAACGACACATTCTTCAAGCTCGTTTCTTGGTATGATAACGAGTGGGGTTATTCTAACCGCGTCGTTGAGCTGGTTCAAAAAGTTTCCAAGTTCCTTTAAACTGGATCTCTGGTAACCATTGATTGATTTTCTGGCCGCCGCGGCAGGTATCCCATCCGGATTCTTGATTGCGGCGGCCTTTTTCTTTTTCTCGACGCTTTCGCGGCGCTAAGAAAAAGAGCCCTCCGAAGCTCGTAAGAGTGTAAGACGGTTTTTTTTTTTAACACTTTCGCGGCCTGAGCTTGTCAAGGGTAGCGTCAAAGCAAGAGCTTCTCTCCTTCGTTCAATGGCGAAAGGGCAGGCTAGTGATTTCTTAATTCCTAATTTTAATTCCTAATTCTAAAGACATGGCCACTAAAACAATTAATGACGTCAATCTCTCTGGCAAACGCGTGTTCGTTCGCTGCGATTTCAATGTGCCGATCAAAGACGGTGTGATCAACGATGACTCTCGTATCGTTGCGGCGCTGCCGACTATTCAGCTCCTGGTCAAGCAGGGGGCTAAGGTGATTCTCGCGTCGCACCTCGGCCGTCCTAAGGGTGAGAAGAACGCAGAGTTTACGCTCGCACCTGTCGCTGAAGAGTTGGCAACACAGCTGGGGCAGCCAGTGACTTTTGTCGAAGACTGCATCGGTGAAGAGGTTGAAGCCGAGGTCGCCAAAATGGGCGATGGCGATGTGATGTTGCTGGAAAACGTCCGCTTCTATGCCGGTGAAGAAAAGAATGATCCGGAATTTGCTGCAGGGCTGGCTAAGTTGGCTGATGCCTTTGTGAACGACGCATTTGGTACTGCGCACCGCGCACACGCCTCCACTGCGGGAGTTGCCAAGCACCTCTCACCGTGCGTGTGCGGTCTGCTAATCGAGAAAGAGCTCGCTTACTTGGGGGACAAGACGGCTAATCCCGAGCGTCCGTTGACAGTGATTCTTGGGGGCGCGAAGGTCTCTGATAAGATCAAAGTGATCGATGCGCTCTTGGAAAAGGCCGATACCATCATTATTGGTGGCGCCATGGCATATACATTTGCACTCGCCGAAGGTCGTAAAGTTGGCGAATCGCTTAGTGAGCCTGATTTCATTGAGACTGCTAAGTCCGCTTTGGCTAAGGCTAAGGAAAAGGGCGTGAAGTTCTTGCTGCCAGTGGATAACCTCGCGGTGAAGGACCTCGACTTTGGTGCGGGTACCGTAGGTGAAACTCAGTTCTTCGAAGGTAATATCGAAGACGGCTGGGAAGGTGTTGATATTGGTCCTAAGAGTATTGAACTCTTTAGTAACGAAGTAAAGAACGCCAAGACTGTTCTCTGGAACGGGCCGATGGGTATCTTCGAAATCGACGCCTGCAATAAGGGCACTTTCGCAGTGGCCAAGACGATTGCTGAGTCCGATGCCTGCTCTATTATTGGTGGTGGCGATTCCGTGAAGGCGATCAAGATGGCTGGATACGGCGACCAAGTTACATTCATGAGCACCGGTGGCGGTGCTTCGCTCGAATTCCTCGAAGGCAAGGAGCTCCCCGGCGTAACCGCCTTGGACCAAGCCTAGAGTATTCTCTTTTCTAAATCTTAATTCTTAATTTTAAAATATTATGAGCAAATCAGCACGCAAATACCTGATCGCAGGTAACTGGAAAATGAACTTGAACTCTGCCGAAGGTGCAGAGCTCGCTAAGGACGTGGTCAGCCTCGTTGGCGCACAGACGGATGTCGCTGTCTGTGTCTGCCCTACGTTTACTGTTTTGGAGTCTGTCTCTAAGGTAGTCAGTGGCTCCAATGTTCAACTCGGTGCGCAAAACATGCACTTCGAAGCTTCCGGTGCTTATACTGGAGAGATCTCTGCGGAAATGTTGCGCCACCTATTCGCCAACTTCGTGATCCTTGGGCACTCCGAGCGTCGTGAGGACTTTGGTGAGACGGATGCGATCGTGAATAAGAAGACTCTGGCTGCTTTGGCTGCGAACCTTAAGCCTATCGTTTGTATCGGCGAGACTTTGGAAGAGCGCGAAGCAGGTAAGGTTAAAGAAGTGATCAAAACTCAGTTGGAAGGTGCCCTTGTCGGTGTCACCGCAGCTGCAGCCGATGCACTTGTGATTGCATACGAGCCAGTCTGGGCGATCGGTACCGGTAAGACTGCAACTCCGGAAATGGCTGAAGAGGTGCACGCGGAAATCCGCTGCCTACTAGCGGGCCTGATTGGAGCTGAAGCTGCTGAGAAGGTGCGTATCCTCTATGGTGGCTCCATGAAGCCAGAAAATGCAGACGAGTTGCTTGCGCAAAAGAACATCGACGGTGGGCTCATCGGCGGTGCTGCGCTTAAGGCGAGCTCTTTTGCGGCTCTGGTTGAGAGCGCTCAGAAGTTATCTAAGTAAGTTACGTATTCAGATTTTAAAGACAAAGCCGGAGGGGAGCCCCCTCCGGCTTTTTTTATTGCCGGGATTATTCTTCAGCAGTCGAGGCCAGGAAACAGAAGCCAGCCGCTGTTAATCAGTTACTTACGAAAATGACGACATCGACATTCTTAGCGAGACGGGAAGTGGCATAACTCCTTCGAAGAATCTTTGATCTGCAGCTAATGGCGCCGTGAAACGAGAGGGCTAGTTCCTTCTTTTAGCTGTGTGATTTGATTTTAGGCTCGACATTTTGCTCCTTAGTGCCCATTAATCAAAGGTTTATGCCGCCTCGGGCGGTTTTATCCACAGAAGACACATACTCATTAAATGAGAAAAAAGATCATTAGCTCGCGCAAATTCATCAAGCCTTCTTTCAGCTATTTAGTTGAAAAGAAGCGTGACGGTGGCGAATTCTCCGACGAAGAAATCCGTTTCATAGTCGATTCAATTTTAGACGAAGAAATGCCGAAATTTCAGCAGGCTGCCTTCGCTATGGCAGTCTTTTTCCAAGGCATGTCCGCACAAGAGACGGCTGTCTTTGCTGAAGAAATGATGCTTTCCGGTGAGGTCATCGACCTCACCAAGATCACACGCCCAAAGATCGACAAGTATTCGACAGGTGGCGTTGGTGACAAAACCACCTTGGTTTTGGCTCCATTGGCGGCTGCCTGTGGCGTGGTGATGCCCACTATGAACGGTGTGGACGAAGAGTACATTATCAGCAATCTGGATAAGCTTTCATCGATTCCCGGCTTTAATCCTGTCTTGGACTTAAAGGGCTTTCATTCGCAACTGAAGAAGGTCGGTTGCACCTTCATTCAGCAGGATCCGGAAATTGCACCCGTGGATAGCATTCTATATCAGATGCGCACGGAAACGGGCACGATTCCAAGTTTACCTTTAATTACCGGCAGTGTGCTTAGCCGTAAGCTGGCTGAAGGTGCTGAAGGTCTGGTGATTGACGTCAAGTGGGGGAACGGCTCTTTTATTAAGGATGTCGAGCAAGCGAAGCAACTTGCACGCTCCATCACACGTGTCGGTCGCTCCATGAAGCGTCGTTGTGTGGCCTTGGTTACGGATATGAATCAGCCGTTGGGCGATACTGTGGGCACTGGGCTTGAAATTAAAGAAGCAATCCAGCTGCTCAAGGGCGAAGGTCCAGAAGACTTGCAAGAGTTGGTGCTCAAGCTCGGCATGGAAATCGTGCGTCTGGCAGGAGTTGCCGGCTCGACGCTTTCCGCAAAGCAAACTGTGCAACGTCACTTGAAGGATGGTTCTGCGCTGCAGAAGTTTAAGGATATGATTGCGGCGCAAGGGGGCGATATTTCTGTGATCGATGATCCGGAGAAATTCCCGACTGCGAAGCACGTTCGCAAGTTGCCTGCGCCCAAGCGTGGTTATGTGCACACGATTAATGCGGGGCTGATCGCTGAAGGGGTCGCGAAACTCGCCAAGAAGAAGAATGGTAGCTACGATCCTGCTGTCGGAGTTTCTGAAATCAAAAAGGTCGGCACGCAGGTGAAGCAAGGTGAGCCACTTATGATGATTCATTACAACGACGAAGCGAAGATGGAAGAAGCGCTGGAGTATCTTAAGACTGCTTATCGTCTCGCGCCCAAGCGCCCGAATCCACCAGAATTGATCGTCGAGCGCGTCGCATAGGCGAGCTGTCGAGTTATTTTATCAAAGCCCTGTCGTTGCGTCGGCAGGGCTTTTTATGCTCCAGAGCTTAGGCTCGTTTCGAAGTGCGAGGAGCTGTTGCGCGCCATTCCAGTATGCGCCGGTAGAGGTGCCAGCGGGCGTAGGCGCTGACGGCCACAATTGCGCCTAAGGTGTCGGCGATCCAGTCGGCGACCTCGACGCTACGCCCCGGCGTGAGTGATTGGCGAAACTCGTCGCAGCAACCGTAGGCAGAGGTGATGACCACCGCGGTGATGAGGTCGCGGCAGCGCCGTCTCCTCAACCAGGGAGTGCGAAGGATGGCTGTAGCGACGAGTCCGAAGACTAAGAAGTGCGCGAGCTTGTCTTTTGAGAATTGAAAGCCGAGGTCGGGCGTGGCGAGGCGCGGAGTGCTTGAGGCTGCGAAAATCGCTAGAATTAGTAGGGCGGGCCACCAGTAAGCGCGCGGGATTTTTAAAAGACGAGTCGGCATTATAAACGCTTCATGTATTTTTTGCCGTTGTTGTCGATGAAGAGTACGCGTTCTTGCTGGATCACCATCACTTTGAGCCCGAGTTTATAATTTACAAAGTCGCCGACGCTATAGGCTTCGCCATTTATAATAACTTTGCTAGCTGTATCGGATAGTTTTACGCCAGTGATTTTTGCCTGTCCCAGCCATTGGATGCTGTCTTGGCTTGGTTTGGCGTCAGCTCGTGCCTGGGCTTCGGCGGCGGCTTGAGCTTCTTCCTCGGCGGCTTGAGCTTCGGCAATGGCTTTAGCCTCCGCGGCCTCGCGCGCTTTGCGTAATTCGTCGACCACGCTGGGCATGGGTGTGGCTTCTCTGCTGACCTGTGGTGAACTGTGAGTGCTGGCTTGTGGAATGACGATGCTCGTAGGTGCAGGCTCGGCTGCAGCCGGTGTTGGAGTGGGCGCTGGAGTGGGCGCTGAGCGGGGCACAGTTGATTGTGTCGTGTGTGCGATTGCTTGTGGTTGGGAGTCGCCCTTGAAAATGACGATGCTCAGGCCCACGACCAGGCCGATGAGTACTGCGACGGCGATGACCAAGCCGATCACCAGCACCGGGCTCATGCCGCGAGCAGCGGTGCTCGCGTAGGCGGCTGAACTTTGCTCGCCAGGTTGTGCCATGCGGTTGGGGCTGCGGTCACGTTGGGCTTTGCGAAGGGCTTGGTTGATTAGGCTCATGATCGATGTAAGCGGTTGATGTCCTTTAGGGCGCGGCGCACGTCCCAGTAGTTGACCTCATTGCCGTTGCGGATGAAGGTGGAGAGTAGTGATTTATCGCAGATATTATTAATCATGCGCGGGATGCCCAAGCTGCTGCTTGCGATTTTTTTGATCGCGCGGGGCGTAAATTGTGGCTGTCCGTTGCTACCGACCAGAGAGAGGCGGTGTAGCACATAGAGTTGCACTTCTGTCTGGTTGAGTGGTTTCAGATCGTAGTGTACGAGTACGCGCTGTCGAAATTGACGCAGGCGATCCTCTTTGAGTTTTTCATTCAGTTCGGGTTGCCCCATCAAGATGATCTGTAGCAGCTTTTGGTCGTAAGTCTCTAGGTTGGAGAGCATGCGTAGCATCTCCATCACTTCGAAGGAAAGGTTCTGCGCCTCATCGATGATGACTACGATCTCGCGTCCGGCATGGATGCGTTCCAGCAATACGTCATTTATCTTATCGAGTAGGTCGTTGCTGGAGCGTGCTTTGACGTCTTCGCCGAGCTCTTTCATGATGCCGCGCAAGAGTTGTGTCTCTGATACGCGTGGGTTCAGTAGTAGTGCCGTGTCGATCTCTTTGCGGGAATCCAGCTCTTCTAGCAGTTTTCGGCAGAGGGTGGTTTTGCCGCAGCCGACTTCGCCTGTGAGTACGATAAAACCTTTTTTGTCCTCAATTCCATAGCGTAAGTGCTGTAGCGCCTCTTCGTGGGTGGGGCTGAGAAAGAGGAAACGCGGGTTAGGCGTTACGTGAAAAGGCATTTCCTTAAATCCGAAGTATTCGAGATACATAGTGCTTAGGTTAAATTACCCTTTCCAAGTGCCGGAAAATGGCCTTCTTTGTCGTTTCTGATGTCAAAAAATTCTGCCCAGCGAAAGGAACGTGCTTTAGTGCTCATGTTGATGGGCATGTTATGCGTGTTGGTCGTGTTTTTTGGCGGGCTCGTAATGAAGACGCATCGTGAGTATATGAACTTCAAAGCCCGCGAAAATAGAATCGAGGCCAAGCTCATACAAGCTCGAAAAGAGTTTGAGCAAAAGGAGTCTTATATGGCGCGCTTGATTGAAGATCCCGAATTTCTAGAGCGAGTGGTCCGCGAGCGGCTTGGTTATGCGCGTCCCGACGAATTACTCTTTCGTTTTTCGGATGAGCCCTAGCGCTTCGCTGCGTTGGGAGTGGATGCAATTTAACGTCTTTTTATCGCTTTGCGTGCCACTTTTTTGATGGTTTGGCCTTGAGATTGCAGGGCTAGCTCTTGAGCGACAGGACTGGTGGCGATGTCGGCGACGGAGCGAGTGACACTGGCGATTCCGCTGGCGGTGCTGCCGACCGCTCCCGCGACTTCTCCCGTCATTTCACAGGCGGAAGAGGCGACCTGACCTGTTGTTTTTACAGTTGTTGTGGCTAGGTCAATGGGTGCTTTAACTACGGAGCACCCCGTCAAAAGTAATGGGATGGCGAGCCGGGAAAGCACATTTGGTAGAGAGCGCATGATCAGGGAGCATTTCGTTCAGTAGGTGGGCTGTCAATGCGAGGGGCTTCAGGCGCGGCATCCATTTTTTGCTCCCTACACGTTCCGTGTTTGCAATTTTATTTGGAGCTTTTATCTCCAGAGCTCATGGCTAATTCTACAAATTCACTGATTGAGTCCTTTAAGCAGGCTGGCCAAGGCCAAGTCTTTCAATTTTTCGACGATTTGGATGCAGATTTGCAAGCAAGTTTGATTGCCCAGGCCGAGACGATCGACCTCGCTGAGGTGAATTCCCTGGTGGAGGAGCATGTTAAAGGGGCGCACGATAGTTCGCTTAATCTGGATGGCTTAGAGCCTGCGCCGTATGAGGCGCTTCCTATCAACGGTGGCGATTCCGCAAAGTGGAAAGCTGCCTGGGATACCGGTTCGGCAGCCTTGCAGGCGGGACGCGTCGCGGCTTTCACTGTTGCCGGAGGGCAAGGCACACGGCTTGGTTATGATGGCCCGAAAGGCACTTATCCGGTGACACCATTGACCGAGAAAACTCTCTTTCAGGTCTTTGCAGAGAAGATCGCACGCTCTGGGGAGCGTTTCGGAGTGAGTATTCCTTGGTTTATTTTGACCAGTGAGATCAATAACGATGCCACGGTGGCTGCTTTTGAGGCGGCGGATTTCTTTGGCTTGGATCGCGACTCGGTACACTTCATAGTGCAAGGCTTGGTGCCTGCGGTCGATTACGAGGGCAAGATTCTCTTGGCTGAAAAGGGCAAAATCGCAATGACGCCCGACGGGCACGGTGGCTCGCTACGTGCATTGGTTCGCAGTGGGGCAATTGATGTGATGAAGGCGCAAGGGATCGACATCATCAGTTACTTCCAAGTGGATAATCCGATTGTGCAGTGCATTGATCCGGCCTTTATTGGATTCCATGTGCTGGGGCAGTCTGAGCTTTCCAGTAAAATGGTGCCCAAGGCATATGCTTTGGAGAAAGTGGGCCACTTCTGTATGCAAAATGGGCAGGCCTTGGTAGTTGAATATAGTGACATGCCAGATGCGATGCAGCAGGAAACGACGCCTGAGGGTGGAATCCGTTTCAATGGAGGCAGCGTCGCCATCCATATTTTTGATCGTGATTTCATCGAGCGTGCGGGTGGTTCCGGGGAAGGGGCTAAGCTTCCTTTCCACCGTGCTGATAAAAAGATTCCATTTGTCAATGCGTCTGGAGAGGCGATTAAGCCAGATGCGCCGAATGGTGTGAAGTTTGAGATGTTTGTTTTTGATGCACTTCCCCTGGCAAAGAACCCCGTCATTATCGAAGCGGCTCGTGCAGATGATTTTAGCCCGGTTAAAAATGCCGAGGGCGTGGATTCGCCCAAGAGTTGTAAGGAGGATCAGTTGCGTATGTTTGCTCGCTGGTTGAAAGCAGCTGGCGAAGCGATCGAGACCGACGAGACCGGGCTGCCTGCCATCACTTTTGAAATCAGTCCGCGCTTCGCTGCGGATGAAGCTGACTTCGTCGCTCAATGGGCCGCCTTGGAGGCTAAGCCAGAGCTTAAAGACGGTGTGGTCATTGCGTAACTATTGCTATCCATTGCTAAATTTTAATTCAACTACTTGAAATCATCATGAGCCTAATCGAAAAAATTGAATCCGCTGGAGCCGCAGGCTCCATTCTTGAAAGCACAGTTGCCAATCTGAAGATTTGGGCCAATGCGGACTTTCTGCCCGAGTGGGTGGGAGCCAGTATCGCCGAACTCGTTGAACGAGAAGAGTGGGATGAACTAAATGATCGTTTCTACCAAAATATGGCTTTTGGTACGGGCGGCATTCGCGGGCGCACCATCGCCAAAGTGCCCGCAGCTGCCGAAACGGGCACGCTCTCGCCACAAGGCACCCCGGAGCACGCTGCAGTCGGCACCAATGTGCTCAATGATTTTAACTTGATCCGTGCCACGATCGGTATGTTCCGCTACGTCGAGAAATATCTCAAGGAGAGCGGTCGGCACGATATGCCGCGGTTTGTGATCGCACATGACGTACGTCATTTTTCACGTCACTTCTGTGAGCTTGCTGCTTCGACTTGGTGCAAGCTTGGTGGACAGGCGCTGATTTTTGAAGGCCCTCGCTCGACGCCACAGCTGAGCTTTGCGGTGCGTCAGTTTAAGGCCACCTGTGGTGCCGTCATTACCGCCAGCCATAATCCGCCGCATGATAACGGGTTTAAGGCTTATTTCGAAGATGGTGCACAAGTTGTTTCGCCCCATGCGGAAGGGATTGTCAATTTAGTCAATGAAGTGGAGCTTGAAGAGCTGACACAATTTCTGGATGTTGATTTGACTCCAGTCACCGTATTGGGTGCTGAGGCGGATCAGCCCTATCTGGATTTGTTGCAGGAAATGGTCGTGGACACCGAGGTCATGCAGAAAATGGCCCCCAAGGTTGTCTTCACGCCGATCCATGGTTGTGGCGCAATTAGTTCTTTGCCTGCATTGAAGCAATTGGGGGTGGAAGTGATCGAAGTGCCTGAACAAATGGAGCCGGACGGCCGTTTCCCGACAGTTAAGTCGCCTAATCCTGAGAATGCCGAAGCACTGTCTATGGCGATCGCTAAAGCCAACGAGACTGAGGCTGATGTGGTGATCGCGACCGATCCTGATGCCGACCGTATGGGAGTGGCTGTGCGTGATCGTTCTGGTGAAATGGTGCTATTGACTGGCAATCAAATCGGCACTTTATTGGCCGAATATCGTATCTCGACATTGAAGGATGCAGAGATCTTGCCTGAAGACGGTTCGGAGAATGCAGTGTTGATCAAGACCTTCGTCACTAGCCCGATGCAAGAAGCTGTCGCTACCTGGCACGGTCTGAAAACTGTGAATACTTTGACTGGTTTCAAGTGGCTTGGTGAGAAACTCGCCGGCTATGAAGCTGAGATGAAGGCCAAGCTCTTTGAGAAAGAGGGATTGGCGGTCGACTATGATGCCTGCGATGTTTGGACGCGTGCAGACCTGATGCTCGATTATTCGACTTTCTTTGTTTTCGGTGGTGAGGAGAGTTACGGTTACCTTGCTACGGACAAG
The nucleotide sequence above comes from Coraliomargarita algicola. Encoded proteins:
- a CDS encoding phospho-sugar mutase translates to MSLIEKIESAGAAGSILESTVANLKIWANADFLPEWVGASIAELVEREEWDELNDRFYQNMAFGTGGIRGRTIAKVPAAAETGTLSPQGTPEHAAVGTNVLNDFNLIRATIGMFRYVEKYLKESGRHDMPRFVIAHDVRHFSRHFCELAASTWCKLGGQALIFEGPRSTPQLSFAVRQFKATCGAVITASHNPPHDNGFKAYFEDGAQVVSPHAEGIVNLVNEVELEELTQFLDVDLTPVTVLGAEADQPYLDLLQEMVVDTEVMQKMAPKVVFTPIHGCGAISSLPALKQLGVEVIEVPEQMEPDGRFPTVKSPNPENAEALSMAIAKANETEADVVIATDPDADRMGVAVRDRSGEMVLLTGNQIGTLLAEYRISTLKDAEILPEDGSENAVLIKTFVTSPMQEAVATWHGLKTVNTLTGFKWLGEKLAGYEAEMKAKLFEKEGLAVDYDACDVWTRADLMLDYSTFFVFGGEESYGYLATDKLRDKDANAAVVMFCELAAYLKAQEMTFPEYLDALYLQHGYYEEKTINIYYEGAAGSQKIKNILDSYRSHPPKAFGDVTVSGFTDFGRDEIIDADGKRIPPQDFYFLELSNGYSFAVRGSGTEPKIKFYVFGRSDVMEPEELPQVKAAASEVMQAMLAAIDADARERAEA
- a CDS encoding UDPGP type 1 family protein — its product is MANSTNSLIESFKQAGQGQVFQFFDDLDADLQASLIAQAETIDLAEVNSLVEEHVKGAHDSSLNLDGLEPAPYEALPINGGDSAKWKAAWDTGSAALQAGRVAAFTVAGGQGTRLGYDGPKGTYPVTPLTEKTLFQVFAEKIARSGERFGVSIPWFILTSEINNDATVAAFEAADFFGLDRDSVHFIVQGLVPAVDYEGKILLAEKGKIAMTPDGHGGSLRALVRSGAIDVMKAQGIDIISYFQVDNPIVQCIDPAFIGFHVLGQSELSSKMVPKAYALEKVGHFCMQNGQALVVEYSDMPDAMQQETTPEGGIRFNGGSVAIHIFDRDFIERAGGSGEGAKLPFHRADKKIPFVNASGEAIKPDAPNGVKFEMFVFDALPLAKNPVIIEAARADDFSPVKNAEGVDSPKSCKEDQLRMFARWLKAAGEAIETDETGLPAITFEISPRFAADEADFVAQWAALEAKPELKDGVVIA